The genomic window GTTTCTGAAGCTGTGGTTTGTACATCACTTGAactcattgaaatttaaatcttGGTTTATGTTTATATCGTGTCATTTCGGTGCTGAACCTGTGTAAGAGTTAAAACAAGttcatttgaaattattagTATTGCAAAGACAAAGctaatttgaaagaaatttattaactaTAGATTTGTGAAAATGTGTAATAGGAAAAATTCAAATACTAGATTGTATTTAATTCAGTTACTGTTGCTAGTGTGTTGTGTAGACAGTATTAGAACTTGgaagaacaaattttatttaccccattttgaaaaaaactttccgtaaaattttctgaaatttaaatttcattggtAAGTGGTTTTTCTGCAATTGTCGTTAACAAATGTGAAAAATAGAAGCAAGTAATTTgacagaattattttttatttgtttgttcacATACCTTTTTGGAATATTCTATGaatttttacgtaaattttGGCTAAGATTAATTGAATATcaagtaataaaataacaaaaatgcattaaaaatatgtcattttattttctttatattgcaaagatattaaaaaaataatcaaaaaattcaccTAACAACGATAATGTTCGCTGTAAATAAATCTGTGCCTCATAGATCGACAACGAATAATTTACCTGCCACGAATTATTTTTGGGTATTTATTCTCGAAACGTTTACGCGATTAATAACGTTTTCgcatcgaattttttcaaaaataattataaatatatttttttacaaattctgGTATTTGCGATTAAAATTTACCACGATGTCGCTGGTGGTCACCGCTAAAAGCTTTGAGATAGATAGATAGGGATAGTTTCATTCAAAGGAGAGGTAGGATAATGTCACCATTTTCAGCCATGTGTTTAGTATTTATAGTAACATAAAAGCTACAGCCAACCCATAGACTTATGATCAAGATGTTCCTGTTACATAATATGATCGAGCCAAAAATTGCAGTGCATAGACAATTAGCTCTACCTTGAGTAACTTTAGACTGGGATGGGGAGCAGTAGCATCTATAGCGAACTTTAATCGCAAACAATTTTCAGTGGCGGTTTCAGGTGTGGCAAATTTGGGCCACCGTCCAGGACCTCGCGcttgtaaattgaaaaaatccatACATTTGATCAATTTATTGATgtgcatttaataatatttgcatGGACGTTTCAATGCGTctcagtttcatttaaaacgattttcaaatataatcgaATGTCGAAAGACGTGTGTATCGGTAACAATACATCGATACTCCCACATTTATGCCAGTAATTTATGCATAAACTTTTTACACTCGGTGTAAATAGAAATGGATAGTGCTTAAGATTATCTTTTTATACTTACACTGAGTGTAAGAAGTGTATGTCACCATATTTTTATATCGACGTTATACACTGAGTGTTTGCAAAAATAACAGCTGTATTGTTTTGACAAAACTCTACATGTACTTTTAATCTTGTTAAAGCCACCCACCTCTGGATAATATATCTACATCTATCGAGttgacataaaaattaaaaaattcaattattttccaaaaaagatttttttctttgttgttCTTCAATCACCGAGATTCCCTTGACGAATTTCacctattttatcatttcaaatatttgtgagTTTTTTCAGTTTGCTTTAACTTTATCTCTTTTTGTGATAACAATTTGAAAATCAATGATAAtagcaaaaaataaactttattaaatatacgtaaatacatttcaaaaataaacaatataaatattagtgCGTGTTACACTTATAGACTAAGAGAGACATGCAAATTTTACTATCGAACAGGTACGTGAGTTTTCTGTTGCGGAAAGTAAAGATTTAAGATTACTTTAACAAATGTCGAAACATCAGCCAGGCAACCGGGGACACGTacttattcgatagaaaaacatgcATGTCCCTCTTGCTCTATTATAATACCTACAATCGATATTATATGGTCGATTTAAAAAGCGTAAATTTAAAGCTTTGaacatttgtaataatatacaCCAGAAAATGATATACGcgtgaaaatttaaagtttgaaaaatttttaataaaaagttaatttattaataaaaattgaattccatataaataaagctcgcagccaattaaaattaatcggAATGAATCGAAAATGATTCATTCCGATTgacattttgattaattttcgaTTCCTTTGAATAGGAAATCAATcgaactttaataaaaaaaaatattaatcgaaattaataaaaatgacattaatTAAAACAACCATGGTTATGCTCATATCGATCAATGGCCTCGTTTTCTAAGCGTTCTAGATTAGCTGTTGCAATTTTCCGTTGTTTGTTATCTTCCATTTGTAGACGTAAATCGTGAAGATATTCTTCATTTTTACGTTTCTTTTCATCTTGTTCCCAGATTTCTCTATTAATTTGTGCATCATTTTCTGTTATCTGATCTGTTATGTGCAGCGGTATATTGGCTTCATCTTCTAACTGTTCACGATTAGCCTTTTCAGAACCCAGTTGTTTATTATCTGCCACTTGTTCATTTAATTGTGCATAGTATTCTTCACATTGGCGTCTCTTTTCGTCGTATTCGTTTCGTAAAGTAGTCTTTCTTTGAATTTGTGTATAATTTTCATCAGTCTGGTAGTACGATGGGGCATTGGCTTCATCTTCTACTCGTTCACGATTAGCCTTCACAATGTTGTATTGTTTTTTGTCTGCAATTTGTTGGCTTAATTCTTGAGAATATTGCTCATGTTGTCGTCTCCTTTcatcttgaaaattttgtaaattattttctctgTTCATTTGTATTTTAGCTTCCTCTATCTGATTATGAAGTGGTGAATATGTCCATAACTGCTGTTtattatcatcaattttttgttcaaaattagataaatttaaGCTTCCAGAAGTTGAAATAGAAGCTTGTTCTAacgaattttgtaatttttcaatagtAGTTTCTCTACTATCGTTTAAATTTACATTCTTACGACCATGAGTACCATGGGTAGGTTTTTTAGCGCCTTCTCCAAACCCAAGGAACGAATCTGAATTCACTGTCTCAAAATATTCATCTGGTTTAGAAAAATGATAATCAGTTTTCGATAAATATGTTTGGTACTCTTGTTTTCTTTCATTATCTAATTGTTCATGTGCTATTTGTCTCTTCTCt from Chrysoperla carnea chromosome 2, inChrCarn1.1, whole genome shotgun sequence includes these protein-coding regions:
- the LOC123292769 gene encoding probable serine/threonine-protein kinase MARK-C, which produces MIKKTRVWLRQLALALQYMHTLELAHRDLKCENILITNNFNVKIADFGFARSVIDGSGKALSSETYCDSLSYAAPEILRVQPYAPKVADIWSLGLENFDDEYFEKLNSDTFLGFGETQDRHERHKNVILEEKRQIAHEQLDDERKADYKDYLSKKNDNFSKPDDYFEKVNPDTFLGFGETQDRHERHKNVILEEKRQIAHDQLDDERKADYKDYLSEKNDNFSKPDEYFEKVNPDTFLGFGETQDRHERHKNVILEEKRQIAHEQLDNERKQEYQTYLSKTDYHFSKPDEYFETVNSDSFLGFGEGAKKPTHGTHGRKNVNLNDSRETTIEKLQNSLEQASISTSGSLNLSNFEQKIDDNKQQLWTYSPLHNQIEEAKIQMNRENNLQNFQDERRRQHEQYSQELSQQIADKKQYNIVKANRERVEDEANAPSYYQTDENYTQIQRKTTLRNEYDEKRRQCEEYYAQLNEQVADNKQLGSEKANREQLEDEANIPLHITDQITENDAQINREIWEQDEKKRKNEEYLHDLRLQMEDNKQRKIATANLERLENEAIDRYEHNHGCFN